Proteins co-encoded in one Bombus terrestris chromosome 18, iyBomTerr1.2, whole genome shotgun sequence genomic window:
- the LOC100645852 gene encoding DNA polymerase zeta catalytic subunit isoform X1, producing MFSINLVTLDSYQSIPLLGVDVTFSDFRGNEIRQVPVIRIFGSTPSGTKTCLHIHGVFPYMYIPCTINNNVNSYMYKLAAAIDSAINVSLGSAISNTQHVYKIQQVSGIPFYGYHEKEHLFLKIYFYNPAMIKRAADLLQNGVILGQSLQPHEAHIPFILQFMIDYNLYGMSLINLKDVKFRQCIHTKLEENSENESSSNLFDSQKHLPAFIVKQSTCKLEVDAQACEILNRQEIQNDLDLNPGIAAIWNEEKYRREAKDLENVESQFLYSNTSNRIYDLTENDIYQEERLRKKLESISQISEDITSKTSKTHNYPLEMDDENNSFSASYVPNHFKSLMLNKETKDETFLNNSLLEFDNFEIKENLPQDKTIENTILDSEDMYLVEILADLREENEEEKIIDNDSMLGSQFSMLNNEIKVDNEDDEIEDLNITSLDLSLSSWNSVITEIESKMTEDNKKTNDITEHNAESTSSRDVPQYDGPSDLVLKNKKQLIWQLTRNKIKEGKKTCTKLDKYALHFNSNMILNELKFINIQINLNFLQNQLMIPQGTIFDIKLSKYFTFYQKQTREFESKRRKTSQTTEKKLSYYKDINIYKLDHKDLDVYDIDEIEYTLDKCKHLKNSIDFGNNPNESYIMNSVSNKLNIPALDGNADNSSSDSEVDRDTTINKEEKRICVYKPNTKFKSDKGVVNISLIKRRLELEDSNLQSPYKRRNTIGNYLPNEPYHTPTKAKLVHSPCSVSKKYSSLDIKIVSPKIDKSIRNNESRSSEFSYNTLKRNNQHLFHDKIDNLALEENQAFFTHNETSNIGKTGSVILKHKDSSSNVHEELINFEKEDNVLKTNFETQIIPKNNKQICKKLSFMNINNEEISSVKDNIYFENLSLTKEIIDNIHKSNDSISISIVNSNCHGNSIKLHTRENEKVNYKYNLPSTSKDNTNLYLDNTSDQMSLKHKNIDEDEDEDEEDVCNMTYTQYLNGKLESESNTPNIMALKDISGTETKLITITSKFNSPSRERIINSMKMYDILESKFNSLFFSNKIDLIKFMQRKNLSNNGIYKVIPFKCSLDRVTGIKLWRRVRINEFYPSGSSIKSCNIKRVLAGYNALIIHPLIQPPTSKNVKTWLQAKKHLSKKNNNYEVKDNIDVPRDIKESNILNKILANNRYMKSQCSGSSEHSSKSNNSFNSSLQKMLENPLLYKNNDTPQYLGISYGQIEYTLKGYSSNIENENRQNAKGLTVHQYLTILAVEIHVITRDKFLPDPNHDPIGAIFYAIHNDVPLSSKIEQIEHGAILVSSLTQNTKVKNIHSANTCTTSYVSTEEDLLNSLIILVRHCDPDILIGWEIESLSWGYIFHRASHIGLKDFMWQISRIPTAPPISKGQASDKDNFSDAKISGRIILDVWRIMRHEIALLNYTFENVMYHVMRERVSCPTFQVLTNWWNHKSVTIRWRVITHYVIRIVGTLRILIHLDIIGRTCEHARLFGIQFYEVFSRGSQFRVESMMLRLAKPLNYISVSPSIQQRARMRAPESLPLIMEPQSTLYTDPLIVLDFQSLYPSIIIAYNYCFSTCLGRVEHIGHYEPYEFGATTLKIKKDTAKKLFGKINFAPCGVAFVKPEIRMGILPRMLTEILNTRLMVKKSMKLHGNENHALQRILHSQQLGLKLIANVTYGYTAANFSGRMPCIEIGDSVVSKGRETLERAIKIVESTPKWGAEVVYGDTDSLFILLRRKSREEAFAIGAEIADTVTAANPPPVKLKFEKVLQPSILQTKKRYCGYMYESPEQKEPEYLAKGIETVRRDGCPAVTKILEKTLKILFDTKDLSLVKQYVTRQFDKILRKRISIQDLTFAKEFRGLNGYKISACVPALELTRRLMRKDPRAIPRIGERVRYIIVAGAPNQPLIQCVRTPTEVILDESLIPNSIYYITKVIIPPLNRCLNLVGVDANTWYTEMIHRQTPDKIINLCANNQKLTIRQFFSTVICAVCENQTQKDICMNCMSKPSQTITILYEKLRWLERTYHELNMICQSCTGYLDDPKCESLDCPVLYRLMQARRDLVQIPYLNNIIRNM from the exons ATGTTCTCAATTAATTTGGTAACTTTAGATAGTTATCAGTCAATTCCATTATTAGGAGTAGATGTAACATTTTCAGACTTTCGAGGAAATGAAATTAGACAAGTCCCAGTTATCAGGATATTTGGATCTACTCCTTCTG GAACAAAAACATGTTTACATATACATGGAGTATttccatatatgtacataccatGTACAATAAACAATAATGTTAATAGTTACATGTACAAATTGGCAGCAGCGATAGATTCTGCAATAAATGTATCTTTGGGATCTGCAATATCTAATACTCAGCATGTTTATAAAATTCAACAAGTTTCTGGAAt TCCTTTTTACGGATATCATGAAAAGGAacatttgtttttaaaaatttacttttacaaTCCAGCTATGATCAAACGAGCAGCTGATTTATTACAA aATGGAGTAATACTTGGTCAAAGTTTACAACCACATGAAgcacatataccttttattttgcaatttatgATTGATTATAATCTATATGGTATGAGTTTAATAAActtaaaagatgttaaatttaGACAATGCATACAtacaaaattagaagaaaacTCAGAAAATGAGAGTTCATCAAATTTATTTGATTCACAAAAACACCTCCCAGCATTTATTGTTAAACAAAGCACCTGCAAATTAGAAGTAGATGCACAAGCATGTGAAATACTCAATAGACAAGAAATTCAAAATGATTTGGATTTAAATCCTGGTATTGCAGCCATTTGGaatgaagaaaaatatagaagagaAGCAAAGGATTTAGAGAATGTTGAATCACAATTTTTGTATTCTAATACTAGTAACAGAATTTATGATTTAACAGAGAATGATATTTATCAAGAAGAAAGATTAAGGAAAAAATTGGAGTCTATATCACAG ATCAGTGAAGATATAACTTCAAAAACATCGAAAACACACAATTATCCTTTAGAAATGGATGATGAAAATAACTCATTTAGTGCTTCATATGTTCCAAATCATTTTAAATCATTAATGCTAAATAAAGAAACTAAAGATGAAACGTTTTTAAATaatagtttattagaatttgaTAACTttgagataaaagaaaatttacctCAAGATAAAACAATAGAAAACACTATTT TGGACTCTGAAGATATGTATTTGGTTGAAATATTGGCTGATTTaagagaagaaaatgaagaagagaAGATTATAGATAACGATAGCATGTTAGGTTCTCAATTTTCTATgttgaataatgaaattaaagtgGATAAtgaagatgatgaaattgaagaTTTGAACATTACAAGTTTGGATTTGAGCCTTAGTTCGTGGAACTCAGTTATCACTGAAATTGAAAGTAAGATGACAGaagataacaaaaaaacaaaTGATATAACTGAACATAATGCTGAAAGTACTTCTTCAAGAGATGTTCCTCAATATGATGGCCCAAGCGATttagttttaaaaaataaaaagcaattaaTATGGCAGCTtactagaaataaaataaaggagGGGAAAAAAACATGTACAAAATTGGATAAATATGCACTACATTTCAATAGTAATATgatattaaatgaattaaaatttataaatattcaaataaatcttaattttttacaaaatcaattaATGATTCCACAAGGAActatatttgatattaaattatctaaatattttacattttatcagaAACAAACTCGAGAATTTGAAAGTAAACGTAGAAAAACGTCACAAACTACTGAAAAAAAGTTGTCgtattataaagatataaatatttataaattagatCACAAAGATTTAGATGTTTATGATATAGATGAGATCGAATATACATTAGATAAgtgtaaacatttaaaaaattcaatagaTTTTGGAAACAATCCTAATGAATCATATATCATGAATAgtgtttcaaataaattaaacataccTGCACTTGATGGTAATGCTGATAATAGTTCCAGTGATTCTGAGGTAGATCGGGATACTACCATTAACAAGGAAGAAAAGCGCATTTGTGTTTATAAGccaaatacaaaatttaaaagtgACAAGGGTGTTGTTAATATTTCACTGATAAAACGAAGGCTTGAATTGGAAGATTCTAATTTGCAATCTCCTTATAAGCGACGTAATACCATTGGAAATTATTTACCAAATGAACCATATCATACCCCAACTAAAGCAAAATTGGTACATAGCCCATGTTCTGTCTcaaaaaaatattcttcgcttgatataaaaatagtgtctccaaaaatagataaaagtaTTAGAAATAATGAATCTCGTAGTTCAGAATTTAGTTATAATACTTTGAAACGAAATAATCAACATTTATTTCATGATAAAATAGATAATTTAGCTTTAGAGGAAAATCAAG cATTCTTTACACATAATGAAACTTCAAATATTGGCAAAACGGGATCAGTTATTCTTAAACACAAAGACAG TAGTTCAAATGTACATGAAgagttaattaattttgaaaaagaagataatgtattaaaaacaaattttgaaaCACAAATTATTCCTAAAAATAACAAACagatttgtaaaaaattaagttttatgaatattaataatgaagaaATTAGTTCTGTAAAGGATAATATATATTTCGAAAACTTATCTCTAACAAAAGAAATCAtagataatatacataaaagcAATGATTCCATTAGTATTTCCATAGTGAATTCTAACTGTCATGGAAATTCTATAAAACTACACACAAGAGAGAATGAGaaagttaattataaatataatttaccaaGTACATCAAAAGATAACACCAATTTGTACTTAGACAATACTTCAGACCAAATGTcattaaaacataaaaatatagatgaagatgaagatgaagatgaagaagacGTTTGTAATATGACATATACACAATACCTTAATGGTAAATTAGAATCGGAATCAAATACCCCAAATATCATGGCACTAAAAGATATAAGTGGTACAGAAACTAAGTTGATTACTATTACAAGTAAATTTAATTCACCAAGCAGAGAAAGAATCATAAACTCTATGAAGATGTATGATATTTTAGAATCCAAATtcaattcattatttttcaGCAACAAAAttgatttgataaaatttatgcAAAGAAAAAATTTAAGTAATAATGGTATTTACAAAGTAATTCCATTTAAATGTAGTTTAGATAGAGTTACGGGTATTAAACTCTGGCGTCGAGTGcgaataaatgaattttatccTTCTGGATCAAGTATAAAATCTTGCAATATAAAGAGAGTTCTTGCAGGATACAATGCGTTAATAATTCATCCTCTTATTCAGCCACCAACATCGAAAAATGTTAAAACTTGGTTACAAGCTAAAAAGCATTTATCGAAGAAGAACAATAATTATGAAGTAAAAGATAATATTGATGTTCCAAGAGATATAAAAGAAAGCAATATTCTGAACAAAATACTTGCTAATAATCGATATATGAAATCACAGTGTTCTGGCAGTTCAGAGCATTCAAGCAAATCTAATAATAGTTTTAATTCTTCTTTACAAAAAATGCTTGAAAATCCATTATTATACAAGAATAATGATACACCACAATATCTAGGTATTTCATATGGACAAATTGAATATACTCTAAAAGGCTATAGTAGtaatattgaaaatgaaaatcgtCAAAATGCCAAAGGCTTAACTGTG CATCAATATCTGACAATATTAGCAGTAGAAATACACGTTATTACACGTGATAAATTTCTCCCTGATCCAAACCATGATCCAATTGGAGCAATATTCTATGCTATTCATAATGATGTTCCATTATCTTCAAAAATTGAACAGATAGAGCATG GTGCTATTCTTGTAAGTTCATTAACCCAAAatacgaaagtaaaaaatatacattcagCTAATACATGTACTACATCATATGTATCAACTGAAGAGGATTTACTAAATAGTCTTATAATATTAGTTAGACATTGTGATCCAGATATTTTAATTGGTTGGGAGATTGAGTCTCTTTCATGGGGATATATCTTTCATAGAGCTTCTCATATTGGTCTAAAAGATTTTATGTGGCAAATTTCAAGAATTCCAACTGCCCCTCCAATATCTAAAGGACAAGCATCTGATAAAGATAATTTCAGTGATGCAAAAATCTCAGGTCGAATTATCCTTGATGTTTGGAGAATAATGAGACATGAAATAgcattattaaattatacatttgaGAATGTTATGTATCATGTAATGCGTGAAAGAGTGTCATGTCCTACTTTTCAGGTTTTAACTAATTGGTGGAATCATAAAAGTGTAACAATACGATGGAGAGTTATTACTCATTATGTCATACGAATTGTGGGTACATTGAGAATATTAATCCATCTTGATATTATTG GTCGAACTTGTGAACATGCACGACTTTTCGgaatacaattttatgaagTTTTTTCAAGAGGTTCTCAGTTTCGAGTTGAATCAATGATGTTGAGGCTTGCAAAACCTTTGAATTATATTTCAGTTTCACCCTCTATACAACAAAGAGCCCGAATGCGCGCACCTGAATCTCTACCACTTATTATGGAACCACAGTCCACATTATACACTGATCCATTGATTGTCTTGGATTTTCAAAGTTTATATCCAAGCATTATTATTGCTTATAACTATTGTTTCTCTACATGTTTAGGTCGTGTAGAGCACATTGGCCA tTATGAACCATATGAGTTTGGTGCAactacattaaaaataaaaaaagatactgCTAAGAAActatttggaaaaataaattttgcacCCTGTGGTGTAGCTTTTGTAAAACCAGAAATAAGAATGGGAATATTACCGCGTATGCTTACAGAAATTTTAAATACTCGATTAATGGTAAAAAAGTCTATGAAACTTCATGGGAATGAAAATCACGCATTACAACGTATTCTTCATTCACAACAATTAGGGCTTAAGTTAATTGCAAATGTTACTTATGGTTATACAGCTGCTAATTTTAGTGGCAGAATGCCTTGTATTGAA ataGGGGACAGTGTTGTTAGTAAAGGAAGGGAAACATTAGAACGAGCAATTAAAATAGTAGAATCTACACCTAAATGGGGAGCTGAAGTTGTTTATGGTGATACAGATtcgttatttattcttttacgtAGAAAATCAAGAGAAGAGGCGTTTGCAATAGGAGCTGAAATTGCTGATACTGTTACTGCAGCTAATCCTCCTCCTGTAAAACTTAAATTTGAGAAAGTTTTGCAACCATCAATATTACAA ACTAAAAAAAGGTACTGTGGTTATATGTATGAGTCTCCAGAACAGAAAGAACCTGAATATTTAGCAAAAGGTATTGAAACTGTTCGTAGAGATGGTTGTCCAGCTGTAACTAAG atacTTGAAAAAACATTGAAAATCCTATTTGATACAAAGGATCTCTCTTTAGTAAAACAATATGTTactagacaatttgataaaattttacgtAAAAGAATATCAATTCAAGATTTAACATTTGCAAAGGAATTTCGTGGCTTGAATGGTTACAAAATCAGTGCTTGTGTACCTGCATTGGAGTTAACACGAAGATTGATGCGCAAAGATCCACGGGCGATACCTCGTATTGGCGAAAGAGTACGATATATTATAGTGGCTGGAGCCCCAAATCAGCCACTAATTCAGTGTGTACGAACTCCAACAGAAGTAATTTTAGATGAAAGTTTAATTCCAAATtcgatatactacataacaaaAGTTATTATACCACCACTTAATCGGTGTTTAAATTTAGTCGGCGTTGATGCTAATACATG GTATACAGAAATGATCCATCGCCAAACAcctgataaaataattaatttatgtgCGAATAATCAAAAGCTAACTATTCGACAATTTTTTAGTACTGTTATATGTGCTGTTTGTGAAAATCAAACGCAAAAAGATATTTGTATGAATTGCATGTCAAAACCAAGTCAAACAATTACTATTCTATATGAAAAGTTAAGATGGTTAGAACGTACTTATCACGAACTTAATATG ATATGTCAGTCTTGTACTGGCTACTTGGATGACCCGAAATGTGAATCTTTAGATTGCCCGGTTTTATATCGATTGATGCAAGCTCGAAGAGATCTCGTTCAAATaccttatttaaataatattattcgtaaTATGTAA